The DNA region GCTATTCAGTCCCTTACGCCTAAATCCTCCTGTTTACTCAAATTTATGTTCTATTCACATTTTTTATGCTCTGTTTACAGTTCACCATGCTCCTCCACCTGCTCCAGTTCAAGCTTCAAGTGGTGGATCTGTCCTTGGCGGTATTGGTTCCACTATAGCTCAAGGTATGTAAGGTTTCATGATGtcaaatgaaaattttcaaatgctTATTGTGTTGCTTACATTGTTTTTGTAATTGTTTCTATAGGTATGGCTTTTGGAACTGGAAGTGCTGTTGCACACAGGGCAGTGGATGCTGTTATGGGTCCTCGTACAATCCAACATGAGACCGTTGTTACTGAGGCTGCTGCTTCTCAACCAGCTCCCACTAGCAGCAGTGTTGGTGATTCTTGTGGAATCCACTCAAGGGCCTTCCAAGATGTATGTTACTTTTCTGTTCTTTGGAATTATGATCAAGTATTGTGACTTGTGACAGAAATTTGTGGAAACTGTATGTGATGTCTGTAGTCTTTTAGAAATGATTGAAATTTGAATCTTCAAATAGTAAGTATGGATTTCACCCATTACATGATTTGGCTTTTGGTGAAAGTCATGGAAAATAAGGGAAAGACTTATGATGGCTCTTTCTCCCATGCCTACTCACCCCTAAAAAATGTCTTGATAGGAACGCTTGACAAATGAATTTTAATTGCTTATGGTTCTCATTGTTGGTCTTTATCTTAATACAGTGCTTGAACAACTATGGAAGCGATATTAGCAAATGTCAGTTCTACCTGGATATGTTGAATGAATGCAAAAGGAACTCTGGATCAGTCATGGGTGCTTAAAGTTGATGTTCGGCGATTCAGTTGAAGAAATTCTTGAAAATTTATTGAAGCTCTAGACTTTTCAAAGTGATGATCCGTTATGTATTATTTGATGGGCTGTTGTCTATTGCTCAACCGCTTTGTTAGAGACAATCAACTGGTC from Amaranthus tricolor cultivar Red isolate AtriRed21 chromosome 3, ASM2621246v1, whole genome shotgun sequence includes:
- the LOC130809263 gene encoding uncharacterized protein LOC130809263 — its product is MPRRSSGRSAPRPAPRPAARNPPQPVHHAPPPAPVQASSGGSVLGGIGSTIAQGMAFGTGSAVAHRAVDAVMGPRTIQHETVVTEAAASQPAPTSSSVGDSCGIHSRAFQDCLNNYGSDISKCQFYLDMLNECKRNSGSVMGA